The following coding sequences lie in one Candidatus Methylomirabilis tolerans genomic window:
- the amt gene encoding ammonium transporter: MFTQLRRQAVLAMAFMALLFLGLATTLWAQETPAPATTAVAETVTFTKEMADAIKDYKITVDTLWVMVAAFLVFFMNLGFGMVESGLCRAKNAVNILSKNFIVFAISSLAFYIIGWGLMFGDGNAFVGLKGLWFVSGVDNSPATGDAYQGVYSAINWTGVPIWAKFFFQLVFAGTAATIVSGAVAERIKYHSFIVFTFVIAGVIYPVVGHWVWGGGWLQKLGMWDFAGSTVVHSVGGWAALAGILMLGPRIGKYTKDGKVNPIPGHSMTAATMGAFVLWFGWFGFNPGSTMAATWNDISRIAVTTNSAAAAAAFSATLAAWLLIGKPDLSMTLNGCLAGLVAITAPCAFVSVGSSVVIGLIAGVVVVAAVLMFDNLKIDDPVGATSVHLACGIMGTLFVGLFAQDSIMPKTTGNGLFFGGGLTLLKAQVIGILGVGLFTFTISLAAWAVIKMVMGIRVSPEEEMEGLDYGEHGMLAYPDFQAVTHSIGAPGSVAAAPGYQMSQVAVPKRAPAHQ, from the coding sequence ATGTTCACGCAACTGAGACGACAAGCGGTGCTGGCCATGGCCTTCATGGCCCTGCTGTTCCTCGGCTTGGCGACCACCCTTTGGGCCCAGGAGACGCCTGCACCGGCAACGACGGCTGTTGCCGAAACCGTCACCTTCACCAAGGAGATGGCCGACGCCATCAAGGATTATAAAATTACGGTTGATACCCTCTGGGTCATGGTTGCGGCATTCCTGGTTTTCTTCATGAACCTTGGCTTCGGCATGGTGGAATCCGGACTCTGCCGGGCCAAGAATGCCGTCAATATCCTATCCAAGAACTTCATTGTCTTTGCGATCTCATCGCTGGCCTTTTATATCATTGGATGGGGATTGATGTTTGGCGACGGAAACGCTTTCGTGGGCCTGAAAGGATTGTGGTTTGTGAGCGGGGTCGACAACAGTCCCGCCACCGGCGACGCGTACCAGGGAGTCTATAGCGCCATCAACTGGACCGGCGTCCCGATCTGGGCGAAATTCTTCTTTCAACTCGTGTTCGCCGGAACGGCGGCCACCATCGTGTCCGGCGCGGTAGCCGAACGGATCAAGTATCATTCTTTCATTGTCTTCACATTCGTCATCGCCGGGGTTATCTATCCGGTCGTCGGTCACTGGGTCTGGGGCGGGGGATGGCTCCAGAAGCTTGGAATGTGGGACTTCGCCGGTTCGACGGTTGTTCACTCGGTTGGAGGATGGGCGGCGCTGGCCGGCATTCTGATGCTGGGCCCCAGAATCGGGAAGTACACGAAAGACGGCAAGGTCAATCCGATACCAGGCCACAGCATGACAGCCGCTACAATGGGCGCCTTCGTCCTGTGGTTCGGGTGGTTTGGCTTCAATCCTGGAAGTACGATGGCCGCCACCTGGAACGATATCTCCCGCATTGCCGTCACCACGAACAGCGCGGCGGCGGCGGCGGCCTTCAGTGCCACCCTTGCCGCGTGGCTCCTGATCGGCAAGCCCGATCTTTCGATGACCCTGAACGGATGTCTGGCCGGACTGGTCGCCATTACGGCTCCCTGTGCTTTTGTAAGTGTCGGCAGCTCGGTCGTTATCGGTCTCATTGCCGGGGTGGTCGTCGTTGCGGCAGTCCTGATGTTCGACAATCTGAAGATCGATGATCCCGTGGGCGCCACGTCGGTTCACCTGGCCTGTGGGATCATGGGGACCCTGTTCGTCGGCCTGTTTGCTCAAGACAGCATCATGCCCAAGACAACCGGCAACGGGCTCTTCTTCGGGGGCGGGTTGACACTGCTGAAGGCTCAAGTGATCGGGATACTCGGCGTCGGTCTGTTCACCTTTACGATCTCACTGGCGGCTTGGGCCGTCATCAAGATGGTGATGGGAATACGCGTCAGTCCGGAGGAGGAAATGGAAGGACTCGATTACGGCGAGCACGGGATGCTGGCCTATCCGGACTTCCAGGCGGTGACCCATTCGATAGGCGCACCAGGATCCGTCGCGGCAGCGCCCGGATATCAGATGAGCCAGGTAGCAGTGCCAAAGAGGGCTCCGGCGCACCAATAA
- a CDS encoding DUF4410 domain-containing protein produces the protein MRTRYCSSASRIVSCLFMLIVIAGCASTKVTERQIIDPQRKLPRPDRILVYDFAATPADVPADSALAGHPDVQQTPQTAEQIETGRQVGAEIAAKLVEEIHSLGLPAERASTQTTPQINDIVIRGYLLSVEEGSRAKRMAIGFGAGKSRLSVAAEGYQMTAQGLRKLGSGTMEAGGGKGPGGAAPLAVVLATGNPVGLIVGGGIKAYGEMSGKSKIEGRAKDAAKAIVEAMKPRLRQQGWIE, from the coding sequence ATGAGGACGAGGTATTGCAGCAGTGCAAGCCGCATCGTGTCATGTCTGTTCATGCTGATCGTCATCGCTGGGTGCGCCTCGACCAAGGTCACGGAGCGCCAGATCATTGATCCCCAAAGAAAGCTCCCCAGACCGGATCGCATCCTGGTCTACGACTTCGCCGCCACGCCCGCCGACGTCCCCGCCGACTCGGCGCTGGCCGGCCATCCCGATGTACAGCAGACGCCTCAAACCGCCGAGCAGATCGAAACCGGCCGTCAGGTGGGCGCTGAAATTGCGGCGAAACTGGTCGAGGAGATCCATAGCTTGGGGCTGCCTGCTGAGCGGGCTTCGACTCAGACAACACCGCAGATCAACGACATCGTAATCCGGGGCTATCTCCTCTCGGTCGAAGAGGGGAGCAGGGCCAAGCGCATGGCGATCGGCTTCGGCGCCGGGAAATCGCGCTTGAGCGTGGCGGCCGAAGGGTATCAGATGACGGCGCAGGGGCTGCGCAAGCTCGGATCCGGCACGATGGAAGCCGGCGGCGGGAAGGGACCGGGTGGCGCCGCGCCGCTCGCCGTCGTCCTTGCCACCGGCAACCCGGTGGGTCTCATCGTGGGCGGCGGGATCAAGGCGTACGGGGAGATGAGCGGTAAAAGCAAGATCGAGGGCAGGGCCAAGGATGCTGCGAAGGCAATCGTCGAGGCGATGAAGCCCAGATTGCGACAACAAGGGTGGATCGAGTGA
- a CDS encoding response regulator, with protein MRKTVVIIDDSPRSQVTLGGALKRLGFEVIGEGASGAEAVHLAQKLKPDVLFLAVGLPDMDGLTVAAHILETLPLPILILSSHLDQELIQRAKETGVMAYLPKPLREEELLPAIELAISRFGEFSALRKENADLKRILEDRKLIERAKGILMERERISEQQAFMRIQKTSMNTRRSMAEIAQAILLSEAVTGRTR; from the coding sequence ATGCGAAAAACGGTGGTGATCATTGATGACAGCCCCAGATCGCAAGTGACCCTCGGCGGCGCGCTCAAGCGGCTTGGGTTCGAGGTAATCGGTGAGGGGGCGAGCGGGGCTGAGGCCGTACATCTCGCTCAAAAACTGAAGCCAGACGTGCTGTTCCTGGCGGTGGGTCTCCCGGATATGGATGGCCTGACAGTGGCTGCTCATATCCTGGAGACCCTGCCCCTTCCGATCCTCATCCTCAGCAGCCATCTCGATCAGGAGTTGATCCAGCGCGCGAAGGAAACCGGTGTCATGGCGTATCTGCCGAAACCGCTTCGCGAGGAGGAGTTGCTGCCGGCGATCGAGCTGGCGATCTCCCGGTTTGGAGAGTTCAGCGCCCTCAGAAAAGAAAATGCGGACTTGAAGCGGATCCTTGAGGACCGGAAGCTGATTGAACGCGCAAAAGGCATTCTGATGGAACGAGAACGGATCTCCGAACAGCAGGCGTTTATGCGGATCCAAAAAACCAGTATGAATACGCGGCGCTCAATGGCCGAGATCGCTCAGGCCATCTTGTTGAGTGAAGCGGTGACCGGCAGGACGAGGTGA
- a CDS encoding NAD(P)/FAD-dependent oxidoreductase, whose protein sequence is MNRQPAQIVVLGGGFGGLYAAMTLQRELAGSDTAQITLVDRRNYFTFTPFLPEVAAGTLGRAHVTYPFRFLAQKEQFCFIQGAVQDFDLVKRTVRTETTVIPYDYLIVSLGGAPSFFGNPQIAAHALTLNSVDNALAIRNHIIKLFEQAVVETNPVRRRQLLTLVVAGAGPCGVEVVAELDHLIRTALLKYYPVDPSEIRILLVSKGDRILPHFAGQLAETGQKELIKRGIEVRLNTQVTWASEEYVEFDGYERISTRTLIWAAGVTPNPVLAQLPTPKSQQGGIVVDEFLKLPEFPEVYVIGDGASVLDRRRGQPYPALAPVAIRQGIRAAGNIVNALQGRVGEPFRFDFTGNIVGLGRGMALVNLLGIKFHGRLGWWFYRMAHLQRLVSFRNKASLTLTLALNAIFDRDISCETWFDSDPSLTAERVSPALSDSRAPITS, encoded by the coding sequence ATGAATCGACAGCCCGCGCAGATCGTGGTACTCGGAGGAGGGTTCGGCGGCCTGTACGCCGCCATGACGCTTCAGCGTGAGCTGGCCGGATCCGATACGGCCCAGATCACCCTTGTGGATCGGCGCAACTATTTCACCTTTACCCCGTTCCTGCCTGAAGTCGCCGCAGGCACCCTCGGCCGGGCGCATGTGACCTACCCGTTCCGATTCCTTGCCCAGAAAGAACAGTTTTGCTTCATACAAGGGGCGGTGCAGGACTTTGACCTTGTGAAGCGCACGGTCCGTACGGAGACGACGGTCATTCCCTACGATTATCTGATTGTATCCTTAGGTGGCGCACCCTCCTTCTTTGGCAATCCTCAGATTGCGGCTCATGCGCTGACACTCAACTCTGTTGACAATGCCCTGGCAATCCGGAATCACATCATCAAACTCTTCGAACAGGCAGTGGTCGAGACGAATCCGGTCCGGCGGCGTCAGCTCCTCACCTTGGTGGTCGCCGGAGCTGGGCCGTGCGGGGTCGAGGTGGTCGCCGAGTTGGACCATCTGATCCGAACGGCCCTGCTCAAATACTACCCAGTGGACCCATCTGAGATTAGAATCCTTTTGGTCTCGAAGGGTGATCGGATCCTCCCCCACTTCGCCGGCCAACTGGCCGAGACCGGTCAGAAGGAACTAATAAAGCGTGGGATCGAGGTCAGGCTGAACACGCAAGTGACCTGGGCAAGCGAGGAGTATGTGGAGTTCGATGGCTACGAACGCATCTCTACGCGGACTCTCATCTGGGCGGCCGGCGTCACCCCCAATCCCGTATTGGCCCAGCTTCCTACTCCAAAGAGCCAGCAGGGAGGCATTGTGGTTGATGAGTTTCTGAAGCTTCCAGAGTTTCCAGAGGTGTACGTCATCGGGGATGGCGCGTCCGTCCTGGACAGACGCCGAGGACAACCGTATCCGGCCCTGGCGCCGGTTGCGATCCGCCAAGGTATTCGAGCTGCGGGAAATATCGTGAATGCCCTCCAGGGAAGGGTCGGGGAGCCGTTTCGGTTTGATTTTACCGGCAATATCGTCGGCCTCGGGCGTGGCATGGCCTTGGTCAATCTGCTGGGCATCAAGTTTCATGGCCGACTTGGGTGGTGGTTCTACCGGATGGCGCACCTCCAGCGATTGGTCAGCTTCAGGAACAAGGCGTCGCTCACCCTCACCCTTGCGCTCAATGCGATCTTCGATCGGGATATCTCCTGCGAAACCTGGTTCGATAGCGACCCAAGCCTGACCGCCGAAAGAGTTTCACCGGCGCTCTCCGATTCCCGCGCCCCCATCACCTCCTGA
- a CDS encoding porin, translated as MRMRKSRHLTATRFVMSGVLLLTAAIAVPAAWAEDDKDRQIRELRERLERLEQMIGAKAGALSTQAAAPTPGALAGAAEAPQSISDRVRGIEETIKSVPLLSTMKDWNFGGHVAVSYNYNFRDPKSQNNSLRLFDDKANQFDINQAELYVEKPTTEASPIGFGVDVLFGRDAKKIHSLGLGIDSGDDPNDTEPFDLTQAYVTYKVPIGKGLDLKGGKFVTLHGAEVIRRTGNFNISRSMAFSYAIPFTHTGVMATYPVTDWLSTTLGIVNGWDNTDDNNRGKSFHGAATVTPPFLKDLTVTLGGTWGAETVSNALDPTRDVDRNGPKRGLIDLIATYKPISPLTLTLNYDYGRQEEAFVDDGDTAIWHAVAAYAVYDLTDRLSVGVRGEYFRDQDGFRLPNATPGKKLEVWGTTLTGRYKLFDHLFASVEYRHDEAKNNKLIFDRHNGTQNANSQNTIQGELIYQF; from the coding sequence ATGAGAATGCGGAAGTCGAGACATCTGACAGCAACCAGGTTCGTGATGAGTGGAGTGCTCCTTCTCACCGCCGCAATCGCGGTACCTGCGGCGTGGGCGGAGGACGATAAAGATCGCCAAATCCGAGAGCTGCGGGAACGGCTGGAGCGACTGGAGCAAATGATTGGCGCAAAGGCCGGGGCTCTATCGACTCAGGCTGCCGCACCGACGCCGGGGGCCCTCGCTGGAGCAGCAGAGGCGCCGCAGAGCATCAGCGATCGGGTCAGGGGCATTGAGGAGACGATCAAGTCCGTGCCTCTGCTCTCCACCATGAAGGACTGGAACTTTGGAGGGCACGTCGCCGTGTCTTACAACTATAACTTTAGGGACCCGAAGAGCCAGAACAACAGTCTCAGACTCTTTGACGACAAGGCGAATCAGTTTGACATCAACCAGGCAGAGCTGTATGTGGAAAAACCGACGACCGAGGCTTCACCAATCGGCTTTGGGGTGGACGTACTGTTTGGACGGGACGCGAAGAAGATCCACTCCCTCGGCCTCGGCATCGACAGCGGTGATGATCCCAACGACACCGAGCCCTTCGACCTCACTCAGGCCTATGTCACCTATAAGGTACCAATCGGCAAGGGCCTGGACCTCAAAGGCGGAAAGTTCGTAACCCTACACGGCGCCGAGGTGATCAGGCGGACAGGCAACTTCAACATCTCCCGCTCGATGGCCTTCTCCTACGCGATCCCGTTCACCCACACGGGTGTCATGGCAACCTATCCTGTCACTGACTGGCTTTCGACAACTCTTGGCATCGTGAACGGCTGGGACAATACGGATGACAACAACCGGGGCAAATCGTTTCACGGCGCAGCGACCGTCACACCTCCTTTCCTCAAGGATTTGACGGTTACCTTGGGGGGGACATGGGGCGCTGAGACGGTATCCAACGCGCTTGACCCCACTCGGGACGTGGATCGTAACGGTCCGAAGCGAGGCCTCATCGACCTTATCGCAACCTATAAGCCGATCTCGCCGCTCACCCTCACGCTAAACTATGACTATGGGAGGCAGGAGGAAGCCTTCGTCGATGATGGTGATACCGCGATCTGGCACGCGGTGGCGGCCTATGCCGTCTACGATCTTACCGACAGGCTGTCGGTGGGTGTCCGGGGTGAGTACTTCAGAGACCAGGACGGTTTCCGACTCCCCAATGCAACACCTGGCAAGAAACTGGAGGTCTGGGGGACGACACTCACCGGCCGGTATAAGCTCTTCGATCACCTGTTCGCCAGCGTTGAGTATCGCCACGATGAGGCAAAAAACAACAAATTGATATTTGACCGACACAACGGAACGCAAAACGCCAACTCGCAAAATACGATCCAGGGCGAGCTGATCTATCAGTTCTAA
- a CDS encoding DUF3300 domain-containing protein yields the protein MRQFTHRAFRWAILSLVAAWLVPVSAVAQVAPGAPASATALAPRLSAAEMEKLVGPVALYPDDLLAILLPASTTPLDIVKAQRYLEKRKSNPKLQPDPSLPEPVRNLLNYPDVVKKMSDDLDWTERLGKAVANQQKDVVNAIQAFRRKVYAVGNLKTDDKQIIVVEKEVIKIVQADPKVIYVPQYQPSVVVVTQSVPVAVYYPTPYPVYYYGASTAYAFGWYSSTIYYGYDVEDLQEERMDYAREAREDWQEHRKEMQGQRQERPSQTPTQKQEAARGTQAQPSQTLREQAKPQPSATASQTQRQQGAGASQPSGQPWSPQTQVGQVGSAQGTRPGDSQFSRGGGAFGGGGSSADMASASQRGLQSRSGSGWSSSGGGFGGRGGGGRRR from the coding sequence ATGAGGCAATTCACACATCGAGCGTTTCGGTGGGCGATCCTGTCGCTCGTAGCGGCTTGGCTCGTACCGGTGAGCGCCGTTGCTCAGGTCGCGCCAGGAGCCCCTGCGAGCGCGACGGCCTTGGCGCCGCGGCTGTCTGCGGCTGAGATGGAGAAGCTGGTCGGACCGGTCGCGCTCTATCCCGATGACCTGCTGGCGATCCTGCTGCCCGCATCTACCACGCCGCTGGACATCGTGAAGGCGCAGCGCTACCTCGAAAAGCGCAAGAGCAACCCGAAGCTGCAACCCGACCCGAGCCTACCCGAGCCGGTGCGCAACCTTCTGAACTACCCGGACGTCGTGAAAAAGATGAGTGACGATCTCGACTGGACGGAGCGCCTCGGCAAGGCCGTAGCGAATCAGCAGAAGGATGTGGTCAACGCAATCCAAGCCTTCCGGCGGAAGGTGTACGCGGTAGGCAATCTCAAGACCGACGATAAGCAGATCATTGTCGTGGAGAAGGAAGTGATCAAGATCGTACAGGCCGACCCCAAAGTCATCTACGTGCCGCAGTACCAGCCATCCGTCGTGGTGGTTACCCAGTCCGTACCGGTCGCTGTCTACTATCCCACGCCCTACCCGGTATACTACTATGGCGCGTCGACCGCATACGCGTTCGGTTGGTATAGCAGTACCATCTACTACGGGTACGACGTTGAGGATTTGCAGGAGGAGCGGATGGACTACGCCCGCGAGGCTCGGGAAGACTGGCAGGAGCACCGAAAGGAGATGCAGGGTCAGCGGCAGGAGCGGCCGAGCCAGACCCCGACTCAAAAACAGGAAGCGGCGCGCGGAACTCAGGCCCAACCGAGTCAGACCTTGCGGGAGCAAGCCAAGCCACAACCGTCAGCTACCGCGTCGCAGACACAGCGCCAGCAGGGAGCCGGTGCCAGCCAACCGAGCGGTCAGCCCTGGAGCCCCCAGACGCAGGTCGGGCAAGTCGGAAGCGCACAGGGGACAAGGCCCGGAGACTCGCAATTCTCGCGCGGTGGTGGAGCGTTCGGCGGAGGCGGATCAAGCGCGGATATGGCGAGTGCGAGCCAGCGTGGATTGCAGAGCCGGTCCGGCAGTGGCTGGAGCAGCAGTGGCGGCGGGTTTGGCGGGCGCGGGGGCGGTGGACGGCGGCGATAG
- a CDS encoding DUF4105 domain-containing protein yields MSVLARLFGRLVSALVILAAAAWGALALLYGSLLTEALRAPVAGLFGLAGIVAAVVVLFSHRRWKAAGAFAAAFLLLLAWWSTIQPSNGREWQPEVAVLPYATIDGDLVTLHNIRNFEYRTETDFTPGYYDKTFDLRRLDSVDLVATYWMGPQIAHIMLSFGFAGQDYVAFSIETRKERSEEYSTVKGFFRQYELFYVMADERDVIRVRTNYRKDPPEDVYLYRIRGPIENGRRLFMEYVRKINALKERPEFYNTLTTNCTTNILMHTRVNPGHLPFSWKVLLSGYTPEYVYDNGRLDTSLRFEDLKTRSRINEAAQAADRAADFSLRIRASLPGTKHP; encoded by the coding sequence ATGAGCGTGCTTGCGAGACTGTTTGGGCGCCTTGTGAGTGCCCTCGTCATCCTGGCAGCCGCGGCGTGGGGCGCCCTCGCGCTGTTGTATGGCAGCCTGCTGACCGAAGCATTGCGCGCCCCGGTTGCCGGACTGTTCGGCCTCGCCGGGATCGTGGCGGCGGTCGTCGTGCTGTTCTCGCACCGGCGCTGGAAGGCGGCGGGCGCATTCGCAGCAGCGTTTCTGTTGCTGCTCGCCTGGTGGAGCACCATTCAGCCGTCCAACGGCCGGGAGTGGCAGCCGGAGGTCGCAGTCCTGCCGTATGCGACGATCGATGGCGACCTGGTCACCCTGCACAACATCCGCAATTTCGAGTACCGCACTGAGACCGACTTTACGCCAGGCTATTACGACAAGACCTTCGACCTGCGGCGACTCGATTCGGTCGATCTCGTCGCGACCTATTGGATGGGCCCACAGATCGCGCATATCATGCTCAGCTTCGGGTTTGCTGGACAGGACTACGTGGCTTTCTCGATCGAAACGCGCAAGGAGCGCTCGGAAGAGTATTCAACCGTGAAGGGTTTTTTCAGACAGTATGAGCTATTTTACGTGATGGCCGACGAGCGGGACGTCATCCGGGTGCGGACCAACTACCGCAAAGATCCGCCAGAGGACGTCTATCTCTACCGGATCCGCGGGCCCATCGAGAATGGGCGGCGCTTGTTCATGGAGTATGTGCGGAAGATCAACGCCCTCAAGGAACGCCCGGAGTTCTACAACACGCTGACGACAAACTGCACGACCAACATCCTCATGCACACGCGGGTCAATCCTGGACATCTGCCTTTCAGTTGGAAGGTCCTGCTGAGTGGCTATACGCCCGAATACGTGTATGACAACGGGCGGCTCGACACCAGCCTGCGGTTCGAGGATCTGAAAACGCGCTCGCGCATCAATGAGGCGGCGCAGGCGGCTGACCGCGCAGCCGATTTCTCGCTGCGGATCCGCGCCAGCCTGCCGGGCACGAAGCACCCGTAG
- a CDS encoding cytochrome P460 family protein: MKKVLGLAVVLSVAPVAQAADIDVGKATVATVCAACHGPTGVSVSDTIPNLAAQRAGYLEAQLKTLKEGTRKNPIMNAIAAQLSPEDMANVAAYFAAQPGPQAGAKSSFLPNVAKTRVTFPEGYKDTFTKYHTTNFPATKQVRYYYANKAAVQAAKEGKPLPDGSMLFAEVYAAKLDADRKPLVGGDGFFVTEKLLFYTAMARGAGWGNEMPDMLRNGDWNYAIFTTDKQHRPGVNQAECLACHKPLDNASYTFTLKQLAEAK, translated from the coding sequence ATGAAAAAAGTGCTCGGATTGGCCGTCGTTCTGAGCGTCGCGCCGGTTGCTCAAGCTGCTGATATTGACGTCGGCAAAGCGACCGTCGCCACCGTGTGCGCGGCCTGCCACGGCCCGACGGGGGTCAGCGTGAGCGATACCATCCCCAATCTTGCGGCCCAGCGGGCCGGCTACCTCGAAGCACAACTGAAGACGCTCAAGGAGGGCACACGCAAGAACCCTATCATGAACGCCATCGCCGCCCAACTGAGCCCGGAAGACATGGCGAACGTCGCCGCGTATTTCGCCGCGCAGCCCGGGCCGCAGGCGGGCGCCAAGTCAAGCTTTCTGCCGAACGTCGCGAAAACCCGCGTGACCTTCCCGGAGGGCTACAAGGACACGTTTACGAAGTATCACACGACCAATTTCCCCGCGACCAAGCAGGTGCGATACTACTATGCCAACAAAGCCGCCGTGCAGGCCGCTAAAGAAGGCAAGCCGCTGCCCGACGGCTCGATGCTGTTCGCCGAGGTCTACGCGGCAAAACTCGACGCCGACAGGAAACCGCTTGTGGGCGGCGACGGCTTTTTCGTGACGGAGAAGCTCCTCTTCTACACGGCGATGGCGCGAGGAGCAGGCTGGGGCAATGAGATGCCCGATATGCTGCGTAACGGGGACTGGAACTACGCCATCTTCACCACCGACAAGCAACACCGACCGGGAGTGAACCAGGCCGAGTGCCTCGCCTGCCACAAGCCGCTCGACAATGCAAGCTATACCTTCACGCTGAAGCAGCTCGCGGAAGCGAAATAG
- a CDS encoding DUF2950 domain-containing protein, whose protein sequence is MFSATFAIAQTADGQRRFDLPEAAVKALIEAARTNDEQALIEIFGAKHRDLIGTVDKARDRENRTRFAESADEYRLLRPEDDGRVTLVVGYQAWPFPIPLVKEGSAWRFDTDAGWEELLNRRIGANELAVIETLRAYVEAQRQYASTPRDGTKVRQFAQKIRSSPGKHDGLYWEADPAKGEEPSPIGPLIRDASGRQPGDPYNGYYFKIVTRQGSAAPAGRYDYVINGRMIAGFAMVAFPADYGRTGVKTFIVNHYGVVYERDLGPNTAKIAAAMTEYNPDPSWKEVGD, encoded by the coding sequence ATGTTCTCGGCGACGTTCGCCATTGCACAGACGGCAGATGGGCAGCGTCGTTTCGACCTACCCGAGGCGGCGGTGAAGGCGCTGATCGAGGCCGCGAGAACCAACGACGAGCAGGCGCTGATCGAGATCTTCGGTGCGAAGCACCGCGACCTCATCGGCACGGTGGACAAGGCCCGTGATCGCGAGAACCGTACGCGGTTTGCCGAGTCCGCCGACGAGTACCGATTGCTGAGGCCAGAGGACGACGGACGCGTGACGCTCGTGGTTGGTTACCAGGCGTGGCCGTTCCCGATCCCGCTGGTGAAAGAAGGATCGGCCTGGCGCTTTGACACCGACGCCGGGTGGGAGGAACTCCTCAACCGCCGGATCGGGGCGAACGAGCTTGCTGTGATTGAGACGCTGCGCGCCTATGTCGAGGCGCAGCGGCAGTACGCCTCAACGCCTCGCGATGGAACGAAAGTGCGGCAGTTCGCGCAGAAGATCCGCAGCTCGCCGGGCAAACACGACGGGCTCTACTGGGAGGCCGATCCGGCGAAGGGCGAGGAGCCAAGCCCGATCGGGCCGCTGATTCGCGATGCGAGCGGGCGGCAGCCCGGCGACCCGTACAACGGCTACTATTTCAAGATTGTCACGCGCCAGGGGTCCGCCGCGCCGGCCGGCCGTTACGACTACGTCATCAACGGCCGGATGATCGCCGGTTTCGCAATGGTGGCCTTCCCGGCGGACTACGGTAGGACCGGAGTCAAGACATTCATCGTCAACCACTATGGCGTAGTCTACGAACGAGATCTCGGCCCAAACACCGCGAAGATCGCAGCCGCGATGACGGAGTACAATCCCGACCCTTCGTGGAAAGAGGTTGGTGACTAG
- a CDS encoding TlpA family protein disulfide reductase produces MRRYLSYLLSPIAIILIILGIVIGSTSAGTDLWADDVRPDTGHLAPDFALKTLDGNIVRLSEFRGKKVVLINFWATWCPPCRLEMPTMQQIYSEYKAGGFEILAVNIEPDAEQPINDFVKELRLTFPVLLDPDMKITRKFRVIGLPVSVLIDRQGIVRAKEIGYHDWTSRPSRALIENLLK; encoded by the coding sequence ATGAGACGCTATCTTTCCTACTTACTATCCCCGATAGCAATCATTCTCATCATTCTCGGAATCGTCATAGGTAGTACGTCGGCCGGAACTGACCTATGGGCGGATGATGTACGGCCAGACACAGGTCACCTCGCGCCCGACTTTGCGCTCAAAACGCTTGATGGAAACATTGTTCGGCTCTCAGAGTTTCGCGGCAAGAAGGTGGTGCTGATTAATTTCTGGGCTACATGGTGTCCCCCTTGCCGGCTGGAAATGCCGACGATGCAGCAGATCTACTCCGAGTACAAAGCAGGAGGATTCGAGATCCTCGCTGTCAACATCGAGCCCGACGCCGAACAACCCATCAACGACTTTGTCAAGGAGCTTCGTCTGACCTTTCCCGTTCTGCTCGATCCGGATATGAAGATCACTCGCAAGTTCCGAGTGATCGGGCTTCCTGTCTCGGTCCTGATCGATCGTCAAGGGATCGTTCGCGCGAAGGAGATCGGATACCATGACTGGACCAGCAGGCCTTCGCGGGCGCTAATCGAAAACCTCTTGAAGTAG